In Gigantopelta aegis isolate Gae_Host chromosome 2, Gae_host_genome, whole genome shotgun sequence, the sequence tcctaggagaatatcgcaggagatatcgcaaattatagtcctagcgatatctcctacaaaagcctttaatggattaAAAGAGACGTTATGGCATAAAGGCGTTATTTTAACAGCTGAATGTTTTCAATCTAAAACTATACGACTGTGTTTgcattacaaaataattatttttctataCCATTAAAGCCACtgcttataaaaaatataccatttcgtgtttatgaaacaaatgagCAAAACATTCTCCTGTAAATCTTTGCAATCTTTGCAaatcgtataacgtatgtgaaATTGAATGAAAGTGAGATTACGGCCATggcaaacaaccaaccaaacgtcataatttttaagccagccaatcagtggatGCAGAAGCAATCAGCGTACTGTGCAATTGtcgaaaaaaacaaattaccccatatatttgagcccatataggtaataaaactatataaacaACTGGTAAAGGTTTTGATTTGTGAAACTGTCATATTTACCCGTTGGAGTTCGTTTACACACAAACTTGTTTTTGCGCGTGCATGGATAATCGTTCCATTTACCGTCTCGAGTCATTAACACGCAGTCCTCATTGCCACGGTTGTTGGGTTCACCTTCAGgacaaaacatatacatgtatatatactcactAAAATAGAATTCTTCCAAAACTGGGCATTTTTCTCTATGTCCCTTTTAATCATCAGTACAGAACAATCTCTCTAACCGGATACCCATTAAAGCCAGACGTTTTACTGGTCCTGTGGATGCCATTATACCGACCgaaacagaaggaaggaaggaaatgttttatttaacgacgcactcaacacattttatttacggttatatggtgtcggacataatatggttaaggaccacatagatactaagagaggaaacccgctgtcgccactccatgggctactcttttcaattagcatcaagggatcttttatatgcaccatcccacagatggtACAtatcaaggcctttgatataccagtcgtggtgcactggctggaacgagaaataacccaactggcccaccgacggggatcgatcccacaccgaccatgtatcgagcgagcgctgtaccactggctACGCCCTGCCCCACTGACCACAACAGAATGTTCAGTTGTAACGCCGAAGACTGTGTATGTGCCCAACAGGCAAATGCAAATACAAATCCTTAATGTCTGCATTTGTGGCACCGATGGTTCggataaaatttacaaaaaaataacaaaagagaccccattttatatcaaatacaCGCAGCGATATGTTTTGTGTAGATAGTTAATTGTAATGAACATGAAAGCACAAGAAGTTGTTTGGCAATGTTGCTGTAtgtgaataatttttacatacggCTTGATACAACTTTGAAATTTGTTATGCATCGTGGGACTATGACGTTAGAAGATAGTGTTATGGTCTTAACTGGCTCCAAGATGGAAATTCACAAACAAATTGTTGCACAAAGGCTTAATGTTAGCCAAAATGGCCGTTTGGTGTCCATCAtatggagagagaaagaaagaaatgttttatttaacgaagcactcaacacattttatttatggttatatggtgtcagacatatggttaatgaccacacagatattaagagaggaaacccgctgtcgccacttcatgggctactcttttcgattagcagcaagggatcttttatatgcaccatcccacagacagggtagtacataccacgacctttgatataccagtgcacTGGCCATATGGAGAGAGAAAGCCTAGGAAGTTGGAAAACTCGTGTATAAtccatttgttaaaaaaatcaataaaatgtgtaaataaaatagACTATCAATAAGGCAACAGGGAGTCTATATGCACGTCCCCTACTCGTTTAAACAAACACGACGCTACCCCCTCCTCCAAGTTGTGTAGTTTCTGGACGCTACAAGTCGctcactaaaacaaaacatgtacaatCACAATGGTAAagacctttttatttttaacaaaagtaattttataAGACTAGTTTCGTTTTTCTCTTTTAGTAGgagtatctacatgtatatgggtTGTAGGTAAAATGGCTTGGTGCCGAAATGGGTTATGGGGAAATGGAAGGTAAGGAATACCTTTGTTCCAGTTAGATCCAGTGAGAGCTGACCCGTCTGGCCACCGGAAGTGACCTTCCACGTCCTGATCAGTTGCCCCGATCCAAATACTGTCAGCTACAGAACTGTTAATACAAAGAGACAGATAACGTACACAGACAAGACATAAAGACAGAGACGGCAAACAGGCTGGCGAGACGGCGTTTGggtggacggacagacagacaaggagAAACAGgccagaaacaaaacaaaacaaaacaaaacatcccTGAATGATAACAAAGTTCATCTGACGGCCACTAACTATGATGTATGTTTAACTTCTTATACCCATCAGTATCTAACAATCAGCACAACTAGACGATGATGTTTATTGTATCTGTGTATTGTCAGTAACGCAAAACAGTTAGCAACTGCAATTAAGACTGGTACATGATGGATGGACTCGTGAAAACAAAACTCCTTAGTGAGATCATTTACATTCCGGTCTCTACTTtagcttttaaaataatttgacactGAGGCTTCTTTTGTTTCACGTTCAACACCAACCCATTAACAGCTTTGAACATCAACACCTGTCCTAAGTGACCGATGCTAATGAACTGCATGTCACGAGAGATTGCTTGAATAAAAGGCTGAGAATTAAGTTAAAATCTCCAGGACAATGCGACCGATGTGATAGAGCCGTACTAGTCTGAATTAAAGTAGAAAAGTAGGggagtcaaaaaaaaaaaaaaaaaaaaaaaaaaaaaaaaaaaaaaaataaaaaaaaataacggcaattatattagctagcttttctccagctagacaccaagcgggggggggtgtgtgtgtgtgtgtgtgtgtgtgtgtagtacaACACCCCCACCCACTCCATCCCATGCTACGTACGACCCTGCAAACGAATAGCAAATACCCAAAGATAGACTTAACAGGGTACACGTACACATCCGTTTGTAGGCGTATTGGGGTGGGCAAAGGGTTTTTACCTGATGGAGAGAATGGCATCCCGTTCCTCTTTCGATTTTGCAGTTGTCACAACTGCGCCTGCTCGGCGACACTCATCTTCCGCCTTTGAGTAGTCTAAGCTGATGTCGTGAAAGATATAATACGAGCCTTCGTGATAGAGCCAACCTTCCGGACAGCCTGAATATACAAATATAGTGCTGTGTATCTGTAACATTGACTATCAATCATAACACGACGTCATATACGAATATAATGCTGTGTATGTGTAACCATGAATATCAACAATAACACGGCGTCATATACGAATATAATGCTGTGTATCTATAACCATGGATATCAATAATAACACGACGTCATATACGAATATAATGCTATGTATCTGTAACCATGAATATACATATTAACACGACGTCATATACGAATATAATGCTGTGTATCTGTAAccatgaatataaataataacaagacGCCATATACGAATAtattgggatcgacccccgtcagtgggcccattgggctatttttcgctccagccagtacaccacgggTTTTTCAGTAACCAAGATGGTGGCTATAGCATTAATGGACTGTCAGGTAGATTCAAGTAAATTAACCACTGACAGGTTAGCGTGTATGCAAGATTAAAATAATGCTTAGGATAAGtcacatttgtagtaaattGTAGCTTGGATCAAGTTATTTCTGTTTGTGGCTATAATTCTTGTTTTTGCTCATCTTCCTTTATTCTTCCTCCACTTCTGTTTTTCCTAATCCCGCCTTCGATTCAACCTAGAGATCTTCCTAAAGCAAACAACTCATGCTATAGTGCATATAACGTTTGGTTTGAGCCACATTAACACGTGTTATCGCATCTTGCTATAGCGAATATAACGTCTGGTTTGACCCACATTAACACCCGTGTTATCGCCTCTTGGTGTAGTAAATATAACATCTAGTTTGACCCACATTAACACGTATTATCACCTCTTGCTGTAGTAAATATAACGTCAATTTGACCCACATCAACACGTGTTATCACCTCTTGTCGTAGTGAATATAACGTCTGGTTTGACCCACATTAACACGTGTTATCACCTCTTGTCGTAGTAAATATAATGTCTGGTTTGACAAACATCAACACGTGTTATCACCTCTTGCTATAGCGAATATAACGTCTGGTTTGTACCACATTAACACACGTGTTATCACCTCTTGCTATAGTGAATGTAACGCCTGGTTTGACCCACATTAACACACGTATTATCGACTCTTGCTATAGCGAATATAACGTCTGGTTTGACCCACATCAACACGTGTTATCACCTCTTGCTATAGTGAATATAACGTCTGGTTTGACCGACATTAACACACGTGTTATCACCTCTTGTTATAGTGAAAGTAACGCCTGGTTTGACCCACATTAACACACGTATTATCAACTCTTGCTATAGCGAATATAACGTCTGGTTTGACCGTCATTAACACACGTGTTATCACCTCTTGCTATAGTGAATGTAATGCCTGGTTTGACCCACGTTAACACACGTATTATCAACTCTTGCTATAACGAATATAACGTCTGGTTTGACCCGCATTAACACACGTGTTATCAACTCTTGCTATAGCGAATATAACGTCTGGTTTGACCGACATTAACACACGTGTTATCACCTCTTGTTATAGTGAATATAACGTCTGGTTTGGCCCACGTTAACACACGTATTAGCATCTGTTGCTATAGCGAATATAACGTCTGGTTTGACGCATATTAACACACATATGATCAACTCTTGCTATAGAAAATATAACGTCTGGTTTGACCCACATTAAGACACGTGTGATCACCTCTTGCTATAGCGAATATAACGTCTGGTTTGACGCATATTAACACACGTATTATCAACTCTTGCTGTAACGAATATAACGTCTGGTTTGACCCACATTAACACACGTGTTATCACCTCTTTCTATAGCGAATATAACGTCTGGTTTGACCGACATTAACACACGTGTTATCAACTCTTGCTATAGTGAATATAACGTCTGGTTTGACCCACATTAACACACGTTATcgttatcgatgtataaaagtcacaaatatAGTAaaaaatcgcttcgctacgctacgcgattttataccatttgtgacttttatacatcgattaattcctaaaaaatgagaaacaattcttatataacgTCTGGTTTGACCCACATCAACACGTGTTATCACCTCTTGCTATAGTGAATATAACGTCTGGTTTGACCGACATTAACACACGTGTTATCACCTCTTGCTATAGTGAATGTAACGCCTGGTTTGACCCACGTTAACACACGTATTATCAACTCTTGCTATAACGAATATAACGTCTGGTTTGACCCATATTAACACACGTGTTATCAACTCTTACTATAGCGAATATAACGTCTGGTTTGACCGACATTAACAGCCGTGTTATCACATGTAGAAGAAAGCTCGCAGACGTAGCTGTATGTCCCTGAACACGGCACGTCGATCCAGCTCACGTTCTTGTCTTCTCCATTCGCTACCACGCAGTCCTCGTTGCCTTGGTTATTGGGTTCGCCTAAAATTAATGAACAGTTTCTTTCATGACACCCTAGTACACTATTTAATAGGCGGCTGTTAAATATCTAATCTacagaataaaatacatttcaaccttaaactttaattttaaaatgtcatgtaATCTTTCTAGACAGGattttctgattttatttttgaataaaaACTCCAACGTGTCCATCTTTTACACTGATACATATTTAGCATTGCCTATTGTTGACAGACATTCGTGAGGTGAGTGCATGCTATCAAAGTTTTGTACAAACATgctcatttatttaattaaccatATTTCAAAATTGGCAACACATCTTTGTTTGCCATCAAAATCATGAGAAACTTTAGATGCATTTCACATTTTCACCAATGCTTTAAAATACCTTAAAAAaccacataaaaaaacaacaaaacaaaacaaatcagttaTCTACTTTATAAAAATCTGAAACATGAATGCAacaccccctaaaaaaacaacacaaaaaaaacaaaaacaaaaacccaccaaaaaattGCCATGGTGCTAATGAGTAGGCCTGTATCTATCTCTTTAAGCGCACAAAACCATACCTTCGTTCCAATTGTCCCATGTTAAAGGCAAGTTATCGGCTCCCAGAAACTCTCCCTCTACAGCTCGGTCAGTCGCACCAACCCACATCTTCCACGTTTTATGTCTGTAATTGTACATTCCGTATTAAAGGTGCATGTTCAAAATTGTATCACATATTGATATTGTTTTTGGtatgataaataattacaaaagaATCGATctcacataaaaaaaattcataattaaCAATGAGCTATCGAGTTCGATATCCAAAAACGTTGATCAGTTTagctgatttttgtttgtttgttttgtttaacgaaaccactagagcacattgatttattaatcgtctgctattggatgtcaaacatttggtatatctgacatatagtcttagaaaggaaacgcgatacatgtttccattagtagcaaggaatcttttatatgtaccattccacagacatgatagcaaataccacggcctttaatataccattcgtggttcactggctgacACAActcgagaagtagcccaatgggcccactgacggagatcgaccccaaaccgaccgcgcatcaagcgagcgctttaccactgggctacgccccgctcCCTTATTAAAAAGAACTGCAGATGACTCTAGAAACCAAAAAccgttagaacgagaaatagcccaatgggcccaccgacgaggatcaatccaagaccgaccgcgcatcaggcgagcgctttactattgggttacgtcccgctcccttATTAAAAAGAACTGCAGACCACTATAGAAAACGAAActgttagaacgagaaataacctaattagctcaccgacgaggatcgaacctagaccgaccacgcatcagttTAGAAGAGTACTTGCCCTAGACTGGCTACAAAGTCCATCTCTTCTCTACTGGCCATGGTGGCCACCGTCCCACCAGGCGCGGCGCAGTGCCCTTCAGCCTCACGGTACGTCTTGTGAGAGGGGAAGTACTTGTAACAGGACCGGTTAAACGCCGACCACCCAGTGGGACAACCTACGAACAATGTAAtagaggtggtggtggtgatggtagtggtggtagtagtagtagttgttgtagtagtggtagtggtagtggtagtggtagtagtagtagtagtagtagttgttgttgttgttgtagttgaagtagaagtagaagtagtagtagtagttgtagtaacagtagtagtagtatagtagtagtagtagtagttgtagttgtagctgtagttgtagttgtagttgtagttgtagttgtagttgtagttgtagttgtggtagtagtagtagtagtagtagtagtagtagtagggtcATTTggcctgacacacacacacgcacacacgcacacacacacatatatacagagagagagagagagagagagagagagagagagagagagagagagagagagagagagagagagagagagagagagagagagagagagagagagagcgatagAGAGATGCAAGGGAAACAACTGCTAATAATGCAATACTTCACCGAGAGTTAATTCCCATTTCTCTATTACActatttcaagacaaaacaaccaaaacaaacaccatCTCGTTTTTATGTAAAGTGTTCACATTGCTCTAGAGAAtgatgtgagagagagagagagagagagagagagagagagagagagagagagagagagagagagagagagagagagagagagagagagagagagagagagagagagagagagagagagagagagagagagagagagagagagagagagagagagagagagagagagagagagagagagtattttatttaacgatttactcaacacatttttattttcagcttTATGGCGTCGAACAGATGATGAATGacaaaagaggaaacctgctgctgccagtCTATGGTCTACATTTTGTGATTAGCAACAAATGAtactttatatgtaccatcccacaaacaggatagtacataccaagaccTTTATTACACacgttgtggagcactggctagaaggaAAAAACACAGCAATGTGGTAACTGCATTCTTGTGTGTAGAAtgcaattattaaaataatgctatatatagcgatatttaaaaacagagaTGTGAGAAGAGTTACCTCCACAGACGTATCCACCAGACGACCACGAGCCGTCACTCAGACATCGTCTAGTCACGATCACGGAACTACTTTTGCACCGCAGGGCAACCGTTTCACCAACACTGTAGATGTACTTACGCATATTCAAAGGAATAGAGTCCTTACTAACCTCTGGTCTGTAACATCCATTAGCTGAAATACAGAGCCATTgtaattggttataaatgtcagcgtgttggttgtaaaaaatttTAGTTTCATCTGTGCTaaacatgtatacaattttatttcatctagtaccactgctTGATTATAtgcatggggtacctgtaacaaaaagtactaaaattttgtgcgaaactaggggtgttgtaaaaacatctggttatgcAGAAAacgagccatgaaaggtaccattttctccAGTTTATACCTTgagatatttatgggtcataatttggttgatatattgcatatagtgttttttaagcacaaacgttaacatggtcgcttatgggattttatttggtgtagTCATACTTGATATACGCACAGcccaattttaataaataacaaaactccTTGATATACGCACAGtcccatttttaataaataacaaacctCCTTGATATACACACAGcccaattttttataaataacaaaactccTGGATATACGCACAGtcccatttttaataaataataaaactccTTGATTTACGCACAGcccaatttttaataaataacaaaactccTTGATATACGCACTGccccatttttaataaataacaaacctCCTTGATATACGCACAGCcccatttttaataaagaacaaaaCTCCTTGATATACGCACAGCcccatttttaataaagaacaaaCCTCCTTGATATACGCACAACcccattttttataaataacaaaactccTTGATATACGCACAGctccatttttaataaagaacaaaaCTCCTTGATATACGCACAGCcccatttttaataaagaacaaaaCTCCTTGATATACGCACAGCcccatttttaataaagaacaaaaCTCCTTGATATACGCACAGCcccatttttaataaagaacaaaCCTCCTTGATATACGCACAACcccatttttataaataacaaaactccTTGATATACGCACAGctccatttttaataaagaacaaaaCTCCTTGATATACGCACAGCcccatttttaataaagaacaaaaCTCCTTGATATACGCACAGCcccatttttaataaagaacaaaCCTCCTTGATATACGCACAACcccattttttataaataacaaaactccTTGATATACGCACAGctccatttttaataaagaacaaaaCTCCTTGATATACGCACAGCcccattttttataaataacaaaactccTTGATATACGCACAGCTCCAttttaaataaagaacaaaactCCTTGATATACGCACAGcttcatttttaataaagaacaaaaCTCCTTGATATACGCACAGctccatttttaataaagaacaaaCCTCCTTGATATACGCGCAGCcccatttttaataaagaacaaaCCTCCTTGATATACGCACAGCCCCAttttaaataaagaacaaaCCTCCTTGATATACGCGCAGCCCCATTTTTAACAAAGAACAAAACGTCTTGATATACGCACAGcccaatttttttataaataacaaaactccTTCATATACGCACAGCCccatgtttaataaataataaaactccTTGATTTACGCACAGcccaatttttaataaataacaaaactctTTGATATACGCACaaccacatttttaataaataacaaacctCCTTGATATACGCACAGCcccatttttaataaagaacaaaatTCCTTGATATACGCACAGCcccatttttaataaagaacaaaCCTCCTTGATATACGCACAGCcccatttttaataaagaacaaaCCTCCTTGATATACGCGCAGCcccatttttaataaagaacaaaCCTCCTTGATATACGCGCATcccatttttaataaagaacaaaaCTCCTTGATATACGCACAACcccattttttataaataacaaaactccTTGATATACGCACAGctccatttttaataaagaacaaaaCTCCTTGATATACGCACAGCCCcatttgttataaataacaaaactccTTGATATACGCACAGCTCCAttttaaataaagaacaaaactCCTTGATATAAGCACAGCcccattttttataaataacaaaactccTTGATATACGCACAGctccatttttaataaagaacaaaaCTCCTTGATATAAGCACAGCcccatttttttataaataacaaaactccTTGATATACGCACAGcttcatttttaataaagaacaaaaCTCCTTGATATACGCACAGctccatttttaataaagaacaaaCCTCCTTGATATACGCGCAGCcccatttttaataaagaacaaaaCGTCTTGATATACACACAGcccaattttttataaataacaaaactccTGGATATACGCACAGtcccatttttaataaataataaaactccTTGATATACGCACTGccccattttaaataaataacaaacctCCTTGATATACGCACAGCcccatttttaataaagaacaaaaCTCCTTGATATACGCACAGCcccatttttaataaagaacaaaCCTCCTTGATATACGCACAGCCCCATTTTTTATAAAGAACAAACCTCCTTGATATACGCACAGCCCCATTTTTTATAAAGAACAAAACTCCTTGATATACGCACAGCcccattttttaataaagaacaaaaCTCCTTGATATACGCACAGCcccattttttataaataacaaaactccTTGATATACGCACAGC encodes:
- the LOC121388146 gene encoding CD209 antigen-like protein C, with protein sequence MLQIHSTIFVYSGCPEGWLYHEGSYYIFHDISLDYSKAEDECRRAGAVVTTAKSKEERDAILSISSVADSIWIGATDQDVEGHFRWPDGSALTGSNWNKGEPNNRGNEDCVLMTRDGKWNDYPCTRKNKFVCKRTPTACLPGWTLYQGGCYKHHAEDAVYDDAQAVCDDEDAVVSPTQSIGELSFIMSLK
- the LOC121388157 gene encoding alpha-N-acetylgalactosamine-specific lectin-like, whose protein sequence is MRKYIYSVGETVALRCKSSSVIVTRRCLSDGSWSSGGYVCGGCPTGWSAFNRSCYKYFPSHKTYREAEGHCAAPGGTVATMASREEMDFVASLGHKTWKMWVGATDRAVEGEFLGADNLPLTWDNWNEGEPNNQGNEDCVVANGEDKNVSWIDVPCSGTYSYVCELSSTCDNTAVNVGQTRRYIRYSKS